The Lysinibacillus pakistanensis genome includes a window with the following:
- a CDS encoding EamA family transporter gives MKIPPYVLLMLATLLWGGNFVIGRAVSGDIPPLTLAFLRWCVAFIVFFPLLIGV, from the coding sequence ATGAAAATCCCACCATATGTGTTATTAATGCTCGCAACTCTTTTATGGGGTGGTAATTTTGTTATTGGACGTGCAGTTAGTGGAGATATCCCACCTCTTACACTAGCCTTTCTAAGATGGTGTGTCGCCTTCATCGTATTTTTCCCATTGCTTATCGGAGTTTAA
- a CDS encoding 5'-nucleotidase C-terminal domain-containing protein → MKWVKSIAATTLVASLLATPGFAAHAAETAPAATKDGFKLTILHSNDTHAHVEAAPQRATKVQELRAANANTLLLDAGDVFSGTLYFNQFSGEVDMKLMNLMGYDAMTFGNHEFDLGSSPEGHAALAKFVKGADFPILSANLDFSKDSLFDGLQFKTVTKDFEKGKIYNGIIKEVDGEKVGIFGLTTEETPSISSVANVQFANYIDSAKKAVAEFEKQGVNKIVAVTHLGFDDSKDFDNDQLLAGAVEGIDVIVGGHTHTKLDKAVKAETSFKNHTIIVQTGQYSENLGELDLTFDDNGAVVEYFGQLHALNDKDNPVAADPEAVKILAPYTDKITAVKQQSTGNTAVSVLDGKRGLWGVRAGETNLGNLITDGMLAGAKKIDPEVQFAFQNGGGIRAGIDAGDITVGEVMTVMPFGNALGIVKLTGAEIYDIAEHSVKEFPKESGGFLHFSGLQVEFDGKAPAGKRVKSIKLNGKELDKATYYKAATNTFTAKGGDGYETLEKAYADGRVSEPGTIDYEMFIEHLTTLKNVDPKVEGRIIATIPFTDIAKGSETEGYVRDLYYRDLTNGTTATTYSPNANLTRAQAASFIARALKLEAKGQTTFTDLGNVNPATQKEITALAEAGIVKGVNGKFNPNTKVTRAQLALMFARAYNLQHDTKAGLKADFSDIAKYNTETQEAIALMKDLKIVSGSNGKFMPSNNATRAHMAKMLSNYIPYVKESK, encoded by the coding sequence ATGAAATGGGTTAAAAGTATTGCAGCAACAACTCTAGTTGCTAGTTTATTAGCAACTCCAGGTTTTGCAGCTCATGCAGCGGAAACAGCACCTGCAGCTACAAAGGATGGTTTCAAACTAACAATTTTACATTCCAATGATACACATGCACATGTTGAAGCTGCTCCACAGCGTGCTACAAAAGTACAGGAGCTTCGCGCTGCAAACGCTAACACTCTTCTACTAGATGCTGGTGATGTTTTCTCAGGTACACTCTATTTCAATCAATTCTCTGGAGAAGTTGATATGAAGTTAATGAACTTAATGGGCTATGATGCCATGACTTTTGGAAACCACGAGTTTGATTTAGGGTCAAGCCCAGAGGGACATGCTGCACTCGCTAAATTTGTAAAGGGAGCCGATTTCCCAATATTAAGCGCAAACCTAGACTTTTCAAAGGATTCTTTATTTGATGGCTTACAATTTAAAACTGTCACAAAAGACTTCGAAAAAGGTAAAATTTATAACGGTATTATTAAAGAAGTCGATGGAGAAAAAGTAGGTATTTTTGGTTTAACAACTGAAGAAACTCCTTCTATTTCAAGCGTTGCTAATGTGCAATTTGCCAATTATATCGACTCTGCAAAAAAAGCAGTAGCAGAATTTGAAAAACAAGGTGTTAATAAAATTGTTGCTGTGACTCATTTAGGATTCGATGATTCAAAAGATTTCGATAACGATCAATTACTAGCGGGAGCTGTAGAGGGTATTGATGTAATTGTTGGTGGCCATACACATACTAAATTAGACAAAGCTGTGAAAGCAGAAACATCATTTAAAAATCATACAATTATCGTTCAAACAGGTCAATATAGCGAGAATTTAGGTGAGCTTGATTTAACGTTTGATGATAATGGTGCAGTTGTTGAATACTTTGGTCAATTACACGCTTTAAACGATAAAGATAATCCAGTTGCAGCAGACCCTGAAGCAGTTAAAATTTTAGCTCCATATACAGACAAAATTACTGCTGTGAAACAACAATCTACAGGTAATACTGCTGTTTCAGTATTGGATGGTAAACGTGGTCTTTGGGGCGTTCGTGCTGGTGAAACAAACCTCGGAAACCTAATTACAGATGGTATGCTTGCGGGTGCCAAGAAAATTGACCCAGAAGTACAATTTGCCTTCCAAAATGGCGGTGGTATCCGTGCAGGCATTGATGCAGGAGATATTACAGTTGGTGAAGTAATGACTGTTATGCCTTTTGGTAATGCACTTGGTATTGTAAAACTAACAGGAGCTGAAATCTATGACATTGCCGAACATAGTGTAAAAGAGTTTCCAAAAGAATCTGGTGGCTTCTTACATTTCTCTGGCTTACAAGTAGAATTTGATGGAAAAGCTCCGGCTGGTAAACGTGTAAAATCTATTAAATTAAATGGTAAAGAGCTAGACAAAGCAACATACTATAAGGCTGCAACGAATACCTTTACTGCTAAAGGTGGAGACGGCTACGAAACACTTGAAAAAGCCTATGCTGATGGCCGTGTAAGTGAGCCTGGTACAATTGATTATGAAATGTTTATCGAACACTTAACTACATTGAAAAATGTTGATCCAAAAGTAGAAGGACGTATTATTGCAACAATTCCATTTACTGATATTGCAAAAGGCTCAGAAACAGAAGGTTATGTACGTGATCTTTATTACCGTGATTTAACAAATGGTACGACTGCAACAACATATTCTCCAAATGCTAACTTAACTCGTGCTCAGGCAGCTTCATTTATCGCACGTGCATTAAAGCTGGAGGCAAAAGGCCAAACAACATTCACGGATCTTGGAAATGTAAATCCTGCAACACAAAAGGAAATCACTGCTCTTGCAGAAGCAGGCATTGTTAAAGGTGTAAATGGTAAATTCAATCCTAATACAAAAGTAACTCGTGCTCAACTTGCATTAATGTTTGCTCGTGCATACAATCTTCAACATGATACAAAAGCTGGACTAAAAGCTGATTTTAGTGATATTGCCAAATACAACACTGAAACTCAAGAGGCAATTGCACTTATGAAAGACTTAAAGATTGTTAGTGGTTCAAATGGTAAGTTTATGCCAAGCAATAACGCTACACGTGCACATATGGCAAAAATGCTTTCTAACTATATTCCTTATGTAAAAGAATCAAAATAA
- the trmL gene encoding tRNA (uridine(34)/cytosine(34)/5-carboxymethylaminomethyluridine(34)-2'-O)-methyltransferase TrmL, with protein sequence MPLHIVLYQPEIPANTGNIARTCAGTNTSLHLIRPLGFSTDDKMLKRAGLDYWHSVNVVYHDSLEEFLEASKNGDVYLIETYSEEPFTTHDFSDRDRDIYFMFGKETTGLPKDFAYERRHMCLRIPQSEHVRSLNLSNTAAIVIYEALRQQGYPGLH encoded by the coding sequence ATGCCATTGCATATCGTTTTATATCAACCAGAGATACCAGCAAATACAGGTAATATTGCACGTACCTGTGCCGGAACAAATACCTCACTACATTTAATTCGTCCTCTTGGCTTTTCTACAGACGATAAAATGCTGAAGCGTGCTGGGTTAGATTACTGGCATAGTGTCAATGTTGTGTATCACGATTCACTAGAGGAATTTTTAGAAGCATCAAAAAATGGTGATGTTTATTTAATTGAAACATATAGTGAAGAGCCATTCACAACACATGATTTTAGTGATAGAGACCGCGATATTTATTTTATGTTTGGAAAAGAAACAACAGGTTTGCCAAAGGATTTTGCTTACGAGCGTCGACATATGTGCTTGCGAATTCCACAGAGTGAGCATGTACGTTCACTTAATCTGTCGAATACCGCGGCTATTGTTATATATGAAGCATTACGGCAACAAGGTTACCCAGGGCTACATTAA
- a CDS encoding B3/B4 domain-containing protein, which translates to MDISINQSLLTQHPELKFGIIHYTKIVVAESPQMIKGRMQLYQENLYIEMQENPVTQREGIAEWRRLWKKLGADPNRYRHSAESLMRRISKQNYLTPYHSGVDLNNFFSLQYEIPVGLYDVDQLQGDIEIALGNEDTGYEGLNGRFNSLNKILYSYDAEGAFGSPFVDSKRTSVSEETTEALQIFYLRPSLTEENATKLLASAGKMFNQIHGGDYNITLLTNVVPATTL; encoded by the coding sequence ATGGATATATCAATTAATCAATCCCTATTGACACAACATCCCGAGCTAAAATTCGGCATTATCCATTATACCAAAATTGTTGTAGCAGAATCGCCTCAAATGATTAAGGGTCGTATGCAATTGTATCAAGAAAATCTCTATATAGAAATGCAGGAGAACCCTGTTACGCAACGTGAAGGAATTGCAGAATGGCGACGTCTCTGGAAAAAACTTGGTGCTGATCCAAATCGATACCGTCACTCAGCAGAAAGCTTAATGCGTCGAATTAGTAAGCAAAATTATTTAACACCCTATCATTCAGGTGTAGATTTAAATAATTTCTTTTCTCTCCAATATGAAATTCCAGTAGGCTTATATGATGTAGATCAACTACAAGGAGATATAGAAATTGCACTGGGCAATGAAGATACTGGCTATGAAGGCTTAAATGGACGCTTTAATTCATTAAATAAAATTCTTTATAGCTATGATGCAGAAGGAGCATTCGGGTCACCATTTGTCGATTCTAAGCGTACTTCTGTTTCAGAAGAGACGACTGAGGCACTACAGATTTTCTACCTTAGACCATCCTTAACAGAAGAAAATGCAACTAAGCTCTTAGCCTCAGCAGGAAAAATGTTTAACCAAATTCATGGAGGCGACTATAACATTACCCTATTAACAAACGTAGTACCAGCAACGACACTATAA
- a CDS encoding RluA family pseudouridine synthase — MFHYEINEDNLTIEELLRNHWRLGKKLVHELRMSKAITTVNDEPVQWKAPLQPGTILKFSFPIPSSNYQPTPVCAIDIIYEDDHCLIVSKPKGMSTHPNDARDTHTCMNHVMAHIKKQGGVYAEHVHRLDRGTQGLLLVAKHPLAKSIFDRMIEEKSIIRTYAAEVQGNLQASTGTITEPIGKDRHHATRRVVSKTGQHAVTHYEVVARYKSSCIVHLILETGRTHQIRVHLAYIGHPIIGDTMYGARETASGDYELHAIQLEFEHPFLNKQIVVKDKK, encoded by the coding sequence ATGTTTCATTATGAAATTAATGAAGATAATTTAACTATTGAGGAACTGCTACGTAATCATTGGCGACTTGGTAAAAAATTAGTCCATGAATTACGAATGTCAAAAGCAATTACAACAGTGAACGATGAGCCTGTTCAATGGAAAGCCCCACTTCAACCAGGTACAATTTTAAAATTTTCGTTTCCGATACCTTCATCCAATTATCAGCCTACACCAGTATGTGCAATTGATATTATTTATGAGGATGACCATTGCTTAATTGTTTCCAAACCAAAAGGTATGTCAACACATCCAAATGATGCTCGTGATACTCATACTTGTATGAACCATGTTATGGCACATATTAAAAAGCAAGGTGGGGTTTATGCAGAACATGTCCATCGATTGGATAGAGGTACACAAGGTTTATTGCTGGTGGCAAAGCATCCTCTTGCTAAGTCAATCTTTGATCGTATGATTGAAGAAAAATCTATTATTCGCACATACGCTGCAGAGGTACAAGGAAATTTACAAGCTTCAACAGGTACAATCACTGAACCCATTGGGAAAGATCGGCATCACGCAACAAGACGTGTTGTCTCCAAAACTGGTCAGCATGCTGTCACCCACTATGAGGTAGTAGCTCGCTATAAAAGTTCTTGTATTGTCCATCTCATCCTTGAAACAGGTAGAACACATCAAATTCGAGTACATTTAGCTTATATTGGGCATCCTATTATTGGTGATACAATGTATGGTGCAAGAGAAACAGCAAGTGGAGACTATGAGCTTCATGCCATACAATTAGAATTTGAACATCCATTTTTAAATAAGCAAATTGTTGTAAAGGACAAAAAGTAA
- a CDS encoding S66 peptidase family protein, producing MKSTVPHLQKGDTVGIVALSSLVEPEKLGEALSFLDDLGLHYIIGDTIQAKHAYLAGSDEMRLTDLHEMVRNPEIKAIFCVKGGYGSARIAEKIDYALFEEHPKIFWGFSDLTYLHCAINEYANLVTFHGPLLMSVGRIDELSKKMFLQLFSPIEIQYTEEISPLTTIANGVARGQIIGGNLRRLVSSIGTKFEVRPEGRILLIEEIAESIPRIDSMLQQLKQARKLEQLAGIVIGSFTQTGADEAALLMLMKEYFGELGIPVVAGFKIGHDTTNIAIPLGADAILDAQEKVLKILPGVH from the coding sequence ATGAAAAGCACAGTACCACATTTGCAAAAGGGCGATACAGTTGGCATAGTGGCTTTATCGAGTCTCGTGGAACCCGAAAAGCTAGGAGAGGCACTATCTTTTCTTGATGATTTAGGTCTTCACTATATTATTGGAGATACGATTCAAGCAAAGCATGCTTATTTAGCAGGTAGTGATGAGATGCGACTAACTGATCTTCATGAGATGGTTAGAAATCCAGAGATAAAGGCTATTTTCTGTGTGAAAGGTGGCTATGGCTCTGCACGTATTGCTGAGAAAATTGATTATGCTCTATTCGAGGAACATCCAAAAATTTTCTGGGGTTTCTCTGATCTTACATATTTACATTGTGCAATTAATGAATATGCTAATTTAGTAACGTTTCATGGACCTTTACTAATGTCTGTTGGAAGAATTGATGAGCTATCAAAAAAGATGTTTTTACAGTTATTTTCACCAATTGAAATACAATATACTGAAGAAATTTCACCATTAACAACAATTGCAAATGGTGTAGCCCGTGGGCAAATTATTGGAGGAAATTTACGTCGTCTTGTAAGCTCAATAGGGACAAAATTTGAAGTTAGGCCAGAGGGCAGAATTTTACTGATAGAGGAGATTGCAGAGTCCATTCCACGAATAGATTCGATGCTGCAACAATTAAAGCAGGCAAGAAAGCTTGAGCAGTTAGCAGGAATTGTGATTGGTTCCTTTACGCAGACAGGAGCTGATGAAGCAGCACTTCTTATGTTGATGAAGGAGTATTTTGGAGAGTTAGGAATTCCTGTTGTAGCAGGCTTTAAAATCGGCCATGATACAACAAATATTGCCATTCCATTAGGGGCTGATGCCATTTTGGATGCACAGGAAAAGGTACTAAAAATTTTACCTGGTGTGCATTAA
- a CDS encoding arylamine N-acetyltransferase family protein, translated as MNSQILQYLKHIHFQGPLTEPTIKLLGQLQTSHLNSIPYENLDVVLKQGISFSIPDIFQKIIIHKRGGNCFELNILFSWLLRELGYSVTNRYAQFWRNFEADTPIEDVPMHQLLLVNYAGQSYISDVGVGALAPCKPVPLIAGHQHREGNELYKIEQDNVNGWMLYEQTKHNWRLLYSFLDDANDAKFAPRLSKQKNKIAMIRTPRGRHTMLNNEFRIYEGQSLTTYTTQNEKEWLQALHRFFHISLE; from the coding sequence ATGAATTCACAAATATTACAGTATTTGAAACATATTCATTTTCAAGGTCCTTTAACTGAGCCGACTATTAAATTACTTGGGCAGTTACAAACAAGTCATTTAAATTCAATCCCGTATGAAAACTTAGATGTTGTTTTGAAACAAGGCATCTCCTTCTCTATTCCTGATATTTTTCAAAAAATAATTATTCATAAGCGCGGAGGCAATTGCTTTGAACTAAATATTTTATTTAGCTGGCTTCTCCGTGAGCTTGGCTATTCAGTGACAAACCGATATGCACAGTTTTGGCGTAATTTTGAAGCAGATACACCTATCGAAGATGTACCGATGCATCAGCTATTGCTCGTCAATTACGCTGGACAATCATATATCTCTGATGTTGGCGTAGGTGCACTAGCTCCGTGTAAGCCCGTTCCACTAATAGCAGGTCATCAACATCGCGAAGGTAACGAACTTTATAAAATTGAACAAGACAATGTAAATGGCTGGATGCTGTATGAACAAACAAAACATAATTGGCGATTACTCTATAGTTTTTTAGATGACGCAAATGATGCAAAGTTTGCTCCAAGACTTTCAAAACAAAAAAATAAAATTGCTATGATTCGTACTCCTCGTGGTCGACATACAATGCTTAACAATGAATTCCGAATATATGAGGGACAATCCTTAACAACCTATACAACTCAGAATGAAAAAGAATGGCTACAAGCCCTTCATCGTTTTTTTCATATTTCATTGGAATAG
- a CDS encoding DMT family transporter has product MLKANWPIVIILSLTGVAAFNTLVYIGLHYTTSINASLMNSSTPIMIYILSFIFLREKLSKYQLLGTALSLSGVTFIISGGSIASLVDFTFNKGDLIVLIAVFCWSIYSLLIKHYAKRLPGQSTFLVTIFTGAIMLLPFYIYETATLTNSIHWQWSSIAAILYVGIFASVVAFLSWNSGVVQLGANKASIYLNFIPVFASIFAVLFLDEKLHAFQIVGGLAVVAGVIVSGRKVG; this is encoded by the coding sequence ATGCTCAAGGCAAATTGGCCAATCGTTATAATTTTATCTCTAACAGGTGTTGCAGCATTTAATACCCTTGTTTATATCGGTCTGCACTATACAACGTCTATTAATGCATCTTTAATGAATTCATCAACACCGATTATGATCTACATACTATCCTTTATTTTTTTGAGGGAAAAACTATCAAAATATCAATTGCTTGGAACTGCTTTATCACTTAGTGGTGTCACTTTCATTATTTCAGGAGGCTCCATTGCAAGCTTAGTTGATTTTACTTTTAATAAAGGAGACTTAATTGTACTTATAGCAGTCTTCTGCTGGAGTATTTATTCCCTCCTCATTAAGCATTACGCCAAACGCTTACCAGGGCAATCTACATTCCTAGTAACCATTTTTACTGGAGCCATTATGCTATTACCATTTTATATCTATGAAACCGCTACGCTTACGAATTCGATTCATTGGCAGTGGTCATCAATAGCAGCCATTCTCTATGTTGGAATTTTCGCATCCGTTGTTGCCTTTTTAAGCTGGAATAGTGGGGTTGTACAGTTAGGTGCAAATAAGGCAAGTATTTATTTAAACTTCATCCCTGTATTTGCTTCCATATTTGCAGTACTGTTTCTTGATGAAAAGCTTCATGCCTTTCAAATTGTTGGAGGACTTGCTGTTGTTGCAGGGGTCATCGTATCAGGCAGAAAAGTGGGCTGA
- the queG gene encoding tRNA epoxyqueuosine(34) reductase QueG: MNIHDLQHEFVAYAMSIGIDKIGFTTAAPFTELKNRLRRQQELGYQSGFEESDIEKRTEPLQLLDGAESIVAIAVAYPSRMQNAPVGKKGARRGIFCRASWGIDYHTALRERLTLLSAWLKERVEGVRIESMVDTGALVDRAVAERAGIGWSGKNCAIITPEFGSYVYLGELVTNIPFAPDKPMEDECGDCRLCLDVCPTGALIEGGQLNAQRCIAFLTQTKGTLPDEFRTHIGNRLYGCDTCQTVCPKNKGKINWIHEEFKPDPELVKPLLTPLLKISNREFKDKFGHISGSWRGKKPIQRNAILALAHFKEEAAVPDLIALLEKDDRPVIRGTAAWALGRIGGKEAHYALFQAKAKESDEEVRIEIDKGLQFFQ; the protein is encoded by the coding sequence ATGAACATACATGACCTGCAACATGAGTTTGTAGCGTATGCAATGTCCATTGGTATAGACAAAATTGGCTTTACAACAGCAGCTCCATTTACAGAATTGAAAAATCGACTGCGCCGCCAACAGGAACTTGGCTATCAGTCAGGCTTTGAGGAAAGCGATATTGAAAAACGAACTGAACCCCTACAATTGTTAGATGGAGCAGAGAGTATAGTGGCGATTGCAGTAGCCTATCCATCGCGTATGCAGAATGCACCTGTTGGCAAAAAAGGAGCAAGACGTGGGATTTTTTGCCGAGCTTCATGGGGAATCGATTATCATACAGCATTACGTGAACGATTGACATTACTATCGGCTTGGCTAAAGGAGCGAGTAGAGGGTGTCCGTATCGAATCAATGGTGGATACGGGTGCTCTTGTCGATAGAGCAGTTGCTGAACGTGCAGGAATAGGCTGGAGTGGGAAAAACTGCGCCATTATTACACCCGAATTTGGTTCATATGTCTATTTAGGAGAGCTTGTCACAAACATCCCCTTTGCACCAGATAAGCCTATGGAGGATGAATGTGGAGACTGCCGCTTATGTTTAGATGTTTGTCCAACAGGTGCTTTAATAGAAGGAGGGCAATTAAATGCTCAGCGCTGTATTGCCTTTTTAACGCAAACCAAGGGAACACTGCCTGATGAGTTTCGTACACATATTGGCAATCGATTGTATGGCTGTGATACATGTCAAACCGTATGTCCGAAAAATAAAGGCAAAATCAATTGGATACATGAAGAATTTAAACCGGACCCAGAGCTGGTCAAGCCATTGCTGACGCCTCTTTTGAAGATTTCAAATCGTGAGTTTAAAGATAAGTTTGGACATATTTCTGGCTCATGGCGGGGGAAGAAGCCCATTCAACGCAATGCTATATTGGCCCTTGCCCATTTTAAAGAAGAAGCGGCTGTACCAGATTTAATTGCACTTCTAGAAAAGGATGATCGTCCTGTTATTCGTGGGACAGCCGCATGGGCTTTAGGTAGGATAGGCGGGAAAGAAGCCCATTACGCATTATTTCAGGCGAAGGCTAAGGAAAGTGACGAAGAGGTACGCATTGAAATTGACAAAGGGTTACAATTTTTTCAATAG
- a CDS encoding aldo/keto reductase encodes MNLQSTKTLTNGIEMPRLGLGVYKMTERNETLQAIDKALKFGYRAIDTASLYGNEEEVGEAIRYSGVKREDIFVTTKVWNNDQGYDETLRAFEVSLKKLNMDYLDLYLTHWAVPETFEETYRAIERLYDEKLIRATGVSNHHEHHLQKLLAKANIQPMVNQVEVHPYLQQNNLRAYCSEHDIAVTAWSPLGRGGVLDNAVITKIGQEIGKTAAQVVLRWHLQRDTLIIPKSVTPSRIEENAQVFDFELSLAQMNQIAALNRNERFGQDPDNFKFNF; translated from the coding sequence TTGAATTTACAATCAACAAAAACATTAACAAATGGTATAGAAATGCCTCGCTTAGGTTTAGGTGTCTATAAAATGACAGAGCGCAATGAAACATTGCAAGCTATTGATAAAGCACTTAAATTTGGTTATCGAGCTATTGATACTGCCTCTCTTTACGGTAACGAAGAGGAAGTGGGCGAAGCCATTCGCTACTCAGGTGTTAAGCGTGAGGATATATTTGTTACAACAAAGGTTTGGAATAATGACCAAGGTTATGATGAAACGTTACGAGCTTTTGAAGTGTCGTTGAAAAAATTAAATATGGATTATTTAGATTTGTATTTAACACATTGGGCAGTACCTGAAACATTTGAAGAAACGTATAGAGCCATTGAACGTCTATACGATGAAAAGTTAATTCGCGCAACAGGTGTTTCGAATCATCATGAGCATCATCTACAAAAGCTATTAGCAAAGGCAAATATTCAGCCGATGGTTAATCAAGTTGAGGTGCATCCATATTTACAGCAAAATAATTTAAGAGCTTACTGTAGTGAGCATGATATTGCTGTGACTGCATGGTCTCCGCTAGGGCGTGGAGGAGTGCTTGATAACGCAGTTATTACAAAGATTGGGCAAGAAATTGGCAAAACAGCTGCTCAGGTAGTACTACGCTGGCATTTACAAAGAGATACCCTAATTATTCCTAAATCAGTTACACCAAGTCGTATAGAGGAAAATGCACAGGTTTTTGATTTCGAGTTATCCTTAGCACAAATGAATCAAATAGCTGCCTTAAACCGTAATGAACGTTTTGGGCAGGATCCAGATAATTTTAAATTCAATTTTTAA
- the nagB gene encoding glucosamine-6-phosphate deaminase: MKWIEVNSYDEMSKVAANIFTKQLQEKPTSILGLATGGSPVGMYEELVKRQQAGQVSFKDVITFNLDEYVGLDRKSPASYWTFMHEQLFNHVDIKEENIHLPNGKAEDLAEECVAYDARIKEAGGIDLQLLGIGVNGHIGFNEPGTPFESLTNIVELTESTRTENAIYFDDPKDVPTHAITMGIQSIMNAKEIVLIAFGEKKLEAIERLKSGIINEDFPASQLLNHPNVTVIYGGTK, from the coding sequence ATGAAATGGATAGAAGTCAATTCGTATGATGAAATGAGCAAAGTGGCAGCCAATATTTTTACTAAGCAATTACAGGAAAAGCCTACAAGCATTTTAGGATTAGCAACTGGTGGTTCACCTGTTGGAATGTATGAGGAGTTAGTAAAGCGACAACAAGCTGGACAGGTTTCATTTAAAGATGTTATCACGTTCAATCTAGACGAATATGTAGGTTTGGATCGAAAAAGTCCAGCTAGTTATTGGACATTTATGCATGAGCAATTATTTAATCATGTAGATATAAAAGAAGAAAATATACATTTACCAAACGGCAAGGCAGAGGATTTAGCTGAGGAGTGTGTAGCGTATGATGCTCGAATTAAGGAAGCAGGGGGCATTGATTTACAGCTTCTTGGTATTGGTGTGAATGGACATATTGGCTTTAATGAACCGGGCACACCCTTTGAATCGCTCACAAACATAGTCGAACTTACTGAATCAACCCGTACTGAAAATGCGATTTATTTTGATGATCCTAAGGATGTTCCGACACATGCCATTACAATGGGTATTCAATCGATTATGAATGCCAAGGAAATCGTGTTAATTGCATTTGGTGAAAAAAAGCTAGAGGCAATTGAACGATTAAAAAGTGGAATCATCAATGAAGATTTCCCAGCAAGTCAATTACTAAATCATCCAAATGTAACGGTTATTTACGGCGGAACAAAATAG
- a CDS encoding VOC family protein → MHFHEKPNTYVTNVEIKVSDLQSSLAYYQEVIGFKVLQQESHKATLTADGKTALLTIVQPETVEEKTTFTTGLYHFALLLPSRRDLANVISHFHKNGVYFGASDHDVSEALYLSDPDKNGIEIYADRPEDKWTWHSNQVHMVTEPLNIQSILAEGNDTWSGLPTGTVMGHIHLSVSNLMEAEEFYTKGLGFDIVTRYGTQALFISTGRYHHHIGLNTWYSENAPKLGEHQVGLKTFSLRLDNEQQVATMKENLRAIGAPVTDIAEGFQTEDPAGNKILLKF, encoded by the coding sequence ATGCATTTTCATGAAAAACCAAACACTTATGTCACTAATGTAGAAATTAAAGTGAGTGACTTACAAAGTTCATTAGCCTATTATCAGGAGGTTATTGGCTTTAAAGTCTTACAACAAGAATCCCATAAAGCAACTTTAACTGCAGATGGAAAAACAGCTTTACTAACAATCGTACAACCTGAAACTGTAGAAGAAAAAACGACATTTACTACTGGACTTTACCATTTTGCACTTCTATTGCCTTCACGTCGTGATTTAGCAAATGTTATTAGTCATTTTCATAAAAATGGTGTGTATTTTGGGGCATCTGACCACGATGTCAGTGAAGCGCTCTATTTAAGTGATCCTGATAAAAATGGCATTGAAATTTATGCTGATCGACCTGAAGATAAATGGACTTGGCATTCTAACCAAGTGCATATGGTTACTGAACCGCTTAATATTCAATCGATATTAGCAGAAGGTAATGATACATGGAGTGGTCTTCCTACTGGTACAGTAATGGGTCATATTCATTTATCTGTATCTAACTTAATGGAGGCAGAGGAATTTTATACAAAAGGATTAGGTTTTGACATTGTCACACGCTATGGCACACAAGCATTATTTATTTCTACAGGTCGCTATCATCATCACATCGGCTTAAATACTTGGTACTCAGAAAATGCGCCAAAACTTGGTGAACATCAAGTCGGCTTAAAAACCTTTTCTTTGCGTTTAGATAATGAACAACAAGTGGCAACAATGAAAGAAAATCTTCGTGCTATTGGTGCTCCTGTTACTGATATAGCTGAGGGTTTCCAAACAGAGGACCCTGCTGGAAATAAAATTTTATTAAAATTTTAG